One region of Thermococcus sp. genomic DNA includes:
- the nucS gene encoding endonuclease NucS: MSKVEAVTNPSREELLRIIDSALSTEVMLTIFARCKVHYDGRAKSELGSGDRVIIIKPDGAFLIHQSKKREPVNWQPPGSFVTVEKRDGVVILRSVRRKPREILEVELEGVYLVSLFKAEDYEELALTGSEAEMAEFIFKNPKLIEPGFKPLFREKQIGHGIVDILGRDRDGNLVVLELKRRKADLHAVSQLKRYVEALRKEHDNVRGILVAPSLTSGAKRLLEKEGLEFRKVQPPKREKLGKGRQKTLF, translated from the coding sequence ATGTCAAAGGTTGAGGCAGTGACGAACCCCTCCCGCGAGGAACTCCTCAGGATAATCGATTCCGCGCTATCAACAGAGGTAATGCTGACGATTTTTGCCCGTTGTAAGGTTCATTACGACGGCAGGGCCAAGAGTGAACTCGGCTCCGGCGACAGGGTGATAATAATCAAACCGGACGGCGCTTTTCTTATCCATCAGAGCAAGAAGCGTGAGCCTGTCAACTGGCAACCGCCGGGGAGCTTCGTAACCGTCGAGAAGCGCGATGGTGTAGTTATCCTTCGCTCCGTGAGGAGAAAGCCGAGGGAGATACTTGAGGTCGAGCTGGAGGGGGTTTACCTTGTTTCTCTGTTCAAGGCCGAGGACTACGAGGAACTTGCTTTGACAGGCAGCGAGGCCGAGATGGCGGAGTTCATCTTTAAAAATCCCAAACTCATCGAGCCGGGCTTCAAGCCCCTCTTCAGGGAAAAGCAGATCGGCCACGGCATAGTTGACATCCTCGGACGCGATAGGGACGGCAACCTCGTCGTCCTTGAGCTGAAGCGCAGGAAGGCTGACCTTCATGCCGTCAGCCAGCTAAAGCGCTACGTTGAGGCCCTGAGAAAGGAGCACGACAATGTTAGGGGGATACTCGTTGCACCGTCCCTGACATCCGGTGCCAAGAGGCTCCTCGAAAAGGAGGGCCTTGAGTTCAGAAAGGTTCAGCCGCCAAAGAGGGAAAAGCTCGGAAAAGGCAGGCAAAAGACCCTGTTTTAG
- a CDS encoding DUF473 domain-containing protein produces the protein MEAITLAGIARRVLDELLRSPYKTLEIRSARNVIALERARELGRVFLTYETFQDVTVGTEGLLAEILRLESMEQRIPWEESDEREVTVCRAQVRLIGLGRIVEVRKRNTVLVVRVREMLPQEMDIG, from the coding sequence ATGGAGGCGATAACCCTCGCCGGAATCGCGAGACGGGTTCTCGACGAGCTTTTGAGGAGCCCATACAAAACCCTGGAGATAAGGAGCGCGAGGAACGTCATTGCGCTCGAAAGGGCCCGCGAGCTCGGGAGGGTTTTCCTGACCTACGAGACTTTCCAGGACGTCACGGTGGGCACCGAGGGACTCCTGGCGGAGATACTCCGCCTGGAGAGCATGGAACAGAGGATTCCCTGGGAAGAGAGCGACGAGAGGGAAGTGACAGTGTGCCGGGCCCAGGTGAGGCTCATCGGCCTCGGAAGAATAGTTGAGGTGAGGAAGAGAAACACGGTGCTGGTAGTCAGGGTTCGCGAGATGCTGCCACAGGAGATGGACATAGGCTAA
- a CDS encoding proteasome assembly chaperone family protein yields MENGSPVRIVLPEIRNPILIEGYPGIGLVGHIAANFLAKELEMEMIGYVESPFIPPMALILNGKPNPPLRFYGKDNIILAVADIYVPPTLVSEIARELVRYLKDMGADKIVSLGGIGIGLFKEKMDVWGVGAKEELNRELENLGVKILQYGSIMGMSGKLLWEASKEKLDAYVLLGETFGDRPDPRAAANVIEVLKKLTPIEVSTEPLLKEAEMIEAQLRKMHEQMEQARRKTEKQYESIYL; encoded by the coding sequence GTGGAAAACGGAAGTCCAGTCAGGATAGTGCTCCCCGAGATAAGGAACCCCATACTGATAGAGGGCTATCCCGGGATAGGCCTCGTGGGGCACATAGCAGCCAACTTTCTTGCCAAGGAGCTGGAGATGGAGATGATAGGCTACGTGGAGAGCCCGTTCATCCCGCCCATGGCGCTGATCCTTAACGGAAAGCCCAATCCTCCGCTCAGGTTCTATGGAAAGGACAACATAATACTCGCCGTGGCGGACATCTACGTCCCGCCCACCTTAGTGAGCGAGATAGCCCGGGAGCTCGTGAGGTACCTCAAGGACATGGGCGCGGACAAGATTGTATCCCTGGGGGGCATAGGCATAGGTCTCTTCAAGGAGAAGATGGACGTCTGGGGAGTTGGGGCTAAGGAAGAGCTGAACAGGGAGCTTGAGAACCTGGGAGTGAAAATCCTCCAGTACGGCTCGATAATGGGGATGAGCGGAAAGCTCCTCTGGGAAGCAAGCAAGGAAAAACTCGACGCCTACGTCCTCTTAGGGGAGACCTTTGGGGACAGACCCGACCCGAGGGCCGCCGCAAACGTCATAGAGGTCCTGAAGAAGCTGACGCCCATAGAGGTCTCAACAGAGCCCCTGCTCAAGGAAGCAGAGATGATAGAGGCCCAGCTGAGGAAGATGCACGAGCAGATGGAGCAGGCCAGGAGGAAAACTGAGAAGCAGTACGAGAGCATCTACCTGTGA